In one window of Methanococcoides methylutens DNA:
- a CDS encoding MBL fold metallo-hydrolase: MNKATNVIPIPLKMTTAFIVRGEGTVLVDTGYPGSEDAIIEKLREVDIAPEDVNLIVMTHGHPDHAGSAAKLHEITGAKVAIHHLDADKLRNGIQGELKPARFIGRIFKPFLGRGKSTRYPPLEPDILIEDLFELDEYGVMGKVISTPGHTPGSVSIILDNGDAIVGDLIVPSLLSSKPNIPFWADDRDEVMKSIQKLIDYAPERIYIAHFGGPYTLEDLKESFRI, from the coding sequence ATGAATAAAGCTACAAATGTAATTCCAATACCTCTGAAGATGACAACTGCTTTCATCGTAAGAGGAGAAGGAACTGTTCTGGTCGATACCGGTTATCCGGGAAGCGAAGATGCTATCATTGAAAAACTCCGGGAGGTTGATATCGCTCCCGAAGATGTGAATCTCATTGTTATGACACATGGTCATCCCGATCATGCCGGAAGTGCTGCAAAGTTGCATGAAATAACCGGTGCAAAAGTTGCCATACATCACCTGGATGCAGATAAGCTACGCAATGGTATACAGGGAGAACTGAAACCTGCCAGATTTATCGGAAGGATCTTCAAGCCTTTTCTTGGACGGGGAAAGAGCACACGTTATCCTCCACTTGAACCCGATATTCTCATTGAGGATCTGTTCGAACTTGATGAATACGGAGTCATGGGAAAAGTTATCTCCACACCAGGACATACTCCCGGATCTGTATCAATTATTCTGGATAATGGTGATGCCATCGTGGGAGATCTGATAGTCCCATCACTTCTTTCCAGCAAGCCCAATATTCCATTCTGGGCAGATGATCGGGATGAAGTTATGAAAAGCATCCAAAAACTAATTGACTATGCTCCGGAGAGAATATATATTGCACATTTCGGAGGACCTTACACTTTGGAAGATCTGAAAGAGAGTTTTCGGATATAA
- a CDS encoding alpha/beta fold hydrolase has product MKLRIDLILTLILITLAFSGCIGMEGESAMHESSEFSINSSSVNAYSFIDIPPLLDSISSNDGLHGESGNYDTDEFSIVEAPVKYASVNGIKIAYREFGSGEPIIMISPFASTMDMWNATFVEQLADRHRVIIFDNRGMGYSFDNNSSITIHLLVNDTGGLMNALDLDSVNVFGTSMGASIAQELALEYPGKVDRLILSSATYSLDVPQTELLKSRLQYRASDSSTDPILSKYAEGNLGWNGTYERLPELQSKMLLLAGNEDILTPTGISIMIAEKVPDSEVVQFEGVGHLGEQYLPEEYADAILCFLASK; this is encoded by the coding sequence ATGAAATTAAGAATTGATCTGATTCTAACACTGATTCTCATAACTCTTGCATTTTCTGGTTGTATTGGAATGGAGGGTGAAAGCGCAATGCACGAATCTTCAGAATTTTCGATCAATTCATCTTCTGTAAATGCCTATTCATTCATTGACATCCCACCTCTGCTTGATTCCATATCTAGCAATGATGGATTGCATGGAGAAAGTGGAAATTATGATACTGACGAATTTTCGATAGTTGAAGCTCCTGTTAAATATGCTTCTGTTAATGGCATTAAGATAGCCTACCGTGAGTTTGGTTCAGGTGAACCGATTATAATGATATCTCCATTTGCTTCAACAATGGACATGTGGAATGCGACATTTGTAGAGCAACTGGCCGATAGGCACAGGGTCATTATCTTCGACAACAGGGGAATGGGATATTCATTTGACAATAACAGTTCTATTACGATACATCTTCTGGTCAATGATACCGGGGGGCTGATGAATGCGCTTGATCTGGATTCTGTAAATGTATTTGGTACCTCCATGGGAGCATCGATTGCTCAGGAATTGGCTCTTGAATACCCCGGAAAAGTTGATCGTTTGATCCTTTCATCAGCAACATACAGTCTCGATGTTCCACAGACTGAGCTTCTGAAAAGCAGACTTCAATATCGGGCTTCTGATTCCTCTACGGACCCAATACTCAGTAAGTATGCAGAAGGGAACCTGGGGTGGAATGGCACATATGAACGCCTGCCTGAACTTCAAAGCAAGATGCTGCTTCTCGCAGGAAATGAAGATATTCTCACACCTACGGGAATTTCCATTATGATCGCGGAAAAGGTTCCCGATTCAGAAGTTGTCCAATTTGAAGGTGTGGGACATTTAGGAGAGCAATATCTTCCTGAAGAATACGCAGATGCTATACTGTGTTTTCTGGCATCAAAGTGA
- the hypF gene encoding carbamoyltransferase HypF, with protein MQTQCRKINVSGVVQGVGFRPFIYSIATENGLFGHVKNRGNDVEIVVEGENNDLESFLHDLYNKKPPLSLIDQIKTKDFPVSGFSVFSILDSELDDNTSSIIPTDTAICSDCLREMYDRKDRRYHYPFTSCTNCGPRYSLVNSLPFDRKNTSMVEFPLCQGCGLEYKLPSDRRFHAQATCCQDCGPVLSLTNGSGDVIASGHDAIIRCAELIDSGSIVAVKGYGGFHLVCDATSDSAVLKLRNSLDRPAQPFAVMAKDVDTVSSFASIDADESSLLLSRQRPIVVLDKSNGLALSDHIAPDLHNIGAMLPYSGTHHLLFDNSDTDVYVMTSANLPGLPMMTDNEEALSHLERIADHYLLHNYVIRNRTDDTVIRFVNGRKAFIRRSRGFVPERIELPFSIEAAIGVGPELNTTVTLAKENSAYISQYIGNTRHFETAQYHKQVVSNLEQLTKINPHRWGCDLHPEFNTTHFAQEQGGNNTVYVQHHYAHIISLMVDNLLPADSRIIGIALDGAGYGEDGTIWGGEVLEATYSGYERIAHLMEQPMPGGDKAAINPSRMLLGMLHDVLEPKELRGLPLYFKHGEPERDIVLQQLEKGVNLVRTSSFARVLDSAAALLGISQSRSYQGEPAMKLESVAKKGVHNLDLPVVCKRGVLDTTSLLYDLYERLGTHDVCDLAYSVEDALAVGVAELAISAAKKRNVDTVGLSGGVAYNEHITGRICEVVKDAGFEFITHNRIPCGDGGVSLGQAVVAGNSENFD; from the coding sequence ATGCAAACTCAATGTAGGAAGATCAACGTTAGCGGGGTAGTGCAGGGTGTTGGCTTTCGCCCTTTCATCTATAGTATCGCAACAGAGAACGGCCTCTTCGGTCATGTGAAAAATAGGGGGAATGACGTAGAGATAGTCGTAGAAGGTGAAAATAATGACCTCGAAAGTTTCCTCCACGACCTCTATAATAAAAAGCCACCTCTATCACTTATCGACCAAATAAAAACTAAGGATTTTCCTGTATCGGGCTTTTCCGTTTTCTCGATACTTGACAGCGAACTGGATGATAATACCAGCTCCATTATCCCCACTGACACTGCAATCTGTTCCGATTGCCTGCGGGAAATGTATGATCGTAAGGACAGGCGCTATCACTATCCATTTACTTCCTGCACGAACTGTGGCCCGAGATATTCCCTGGTAAATTCTCTTCCTTTTGATCGGAAAAATACCAGTATGGTCGAATTCCCCCTGTGCCAGGGGTGTGGTCTTGAGTACAAACTCCCGTCTGACAGAAGATTCCATGCACAGGCCACCTGCTGTCAGGATTGTGGTCCTGTTCTTTCACTTACCAATGGTAGTGGTGATGTTATTGCATCCGGACATGATGCCATTATCAGATGTGCTGAACTCATTGATAGTGGATCAATAGTTGCAGTCAAAGGATACGGTGGTTTCCATCTTGTCTGTGATGCTACTTCAGACAGTGCTGTCCTGAAGCTCAGGAATTCTCTTGATCGTCCTGCCCAGCCTTTTGCAGTGATGGCAAAAGATGTTGATACGGTATCTTCTTTTGCCAGTATCGATGCAGATGAAAGTTCCCTATTGCTCAGCAGGCAGCGTCCAATAGTTGTTCTGGACAAAAGTAATGGTCTTGCATTATCTGATCACATTGCTCCCGATCTGCACAATATAGGAGCAATGTTACCGTATTCAGGCACACACCACCTTCTGTTTGATAATAGTGACACGGATGTTTATGTGATGACATCTGCAAATCTTCCAGGTCTTCCAATGATGACAGATAATGAAGAGGCATTGTCACATCTCGAAAGAATCGCAGATCATTATCTTCTTCACAACTATGTTATCAGGAACAGGACAGATGACACGGTTATCAGGTTCGTTAATGGTAGAAAAGCTTTCATAAGACGATCGAGGGGTTTTGTACCTGAGAGGATAGAGCTTCCGTTCTCAATAGAAGCGGCGATAGGTGTTGGTCCCGAACTTAACACTACTGTTACATTGGCAAAGGAGAACAGTGCATATATTTCCCAGTATATTGGTAACACAAGGCACTTTGAGACCGCTCAGTATCACAAGCAGGTCGTTTCTAATTTAGAACAATTGACAAAGATTAATCCTCATCGATGGGGTTGTGACCTTCATCCTGAATTCAACACCACGCATTTCGCACAGGAGCAAGGTGGAAATAATACGGTTTACGTGCAACATCATTATGCACACATCATATCTCTAATGGTGGACAATCTCTTGCCTGCCGATTCAAGGATCATCGGTATAGCTCTTGATGGTGCTGGTTATGGGGAAGATGGAACAATATGGGGTGGAGAGGTCCTTGAAGCCACATATTCTGGTTATGAAAGAATTGCTCATCTTATGGAGCAGCCAATGCCTGGTGGGGACAAGGCTGCGATCAATCCTTCACGCATGCTTCTGGGGATGTTGCATGATGTTCTTGAGCCGAAAGAATTGAGAGGGCTTCCTCTTTATTTTAAGCATGGTGAGCCAGAACGTGACATTGTATTGCAGCAACTGGAAAAGGGTGTAAACCTGGTTAGAACGAGCAGTTTTGCAAGGGTGCTTGACAGTGCAGCAGCACTTCTTGGTATTTCACAATCTCGCAGTTACCAGGGTGAGCCTGCAATGAAGCTGGAATCGGTTGCAAAAAAGGGTGTGCATAACCTGGATCTGCCTGTCGTTTGCAAACGAGGAGTGCTTGATACTACCAGTTTGTTATATGATCTCTACGAAAGGCTTGGTACACATGATGTTTGCGATCTTGCATATTCTGTAGAGGATGCCCTTGCCGTCGGGGTTGCGGAACTTGCAATATCAGCTGCTAAGAAAAGGAATGTTGACACTGTGGGACTAAGTGGGGGTGTTGCTTATAACGAACACATAACAGGACGTATCTGTGAAGTTGTTAAGGACGCTGGGTTTGAATTCATCACCCATAACAGAATCCCATGTGGTGATGGTGGGGTTTCTTTGGGACAGGCAGTTGTTGCAGGAAATTCTGAAAACTTTGACTGA
- a CDS encoding DUF1059 domain-containing protein, giving the protein MTYKLACKDLGVACPFVAEGKTTDEMMEIAVKHAKKEHGYTDEQLNDPDTQKEIKAAIKEE; this is encoded by the coding sequence ATGACATATAAATTAGCTTGTAAAGATTTAGGGGTTGCTTGTCCCTTTGTTGCTGAAGGAAAAACCACGGATGAAATGATGGAAATTGCTGTAAAGCACGCCAAAAAAGAACATGGTTATACTGATGAACAATTAAATGATCCTGATACTCAAAAAGAGATCAAAGCAGCAATAAAGGAAGAATAA
- a CDS encoding hydrogenase maturation protease yields the protein MSESSPSVRIIGCGNTLMGDDGVGIRVVETLKKERTGIPEGIDILDAGVCGLDILNLLEGVDKVIIIDSVVGSGLTKKGSILRFDLEDLLNKDSEHVGIFSAHDIGISDILAIGKHVQELPEVIVFGIEIGEINHDLSMDLSPEVLAAVDSVIPYIFEEIARNTLIKV from the coding sequence ATGTCTGAATCAAGTCCGTCTGTTCGCATAATCGGATGTGGAAATACGCTAATGGGAGACGATGGTGTTGGCATAAGGGTTGTGGAGACTCTCAAAAAAGAAAGAACCGGTATTCCGGAAGGCATTGATATCCTTGATGCCGGTGTATGTGGGTTGGATATACTGAACCTGCTGGAAGGTGTTGATAAGGTCATTATTATTGATTCAGTGGTTGGCAGTGGCCTTACAAAAAAAGGTTCAATTCTTCGTTTCGATCTTGAGGATCTTTTGAACAAAGACAGTGAACACGTTGGAATATTCTCAGCCCACGATATCGGTATATCTGATATTCTGGCTATTGGAAAACATGTTCAGGAACTTCCTGAGGTAATCGTTTTTGGAATAGAGATCGGTGAGATCAACCACGATCTTTCAATGGATCTCAGTCCGGAGGTTCTGGCTGCAGTGGACAGTGTGATCCCGTATATTTTTGAGGAAATAGCCAGAAATACTCTCATCAAAGTTTGA
- a CDS encoding nickel-dependent hydrogenase large subunit, producing MVRVTVDPLTRVVGPLRLDTEVDENGIIKEARSSNMIFRGFERIYRGQDPRDSILLSQRICGVCPVAHSIAAVNALDELYGVAGSVPKDALVARNINQGLNTVSNHLLHFYILWAPDLANPAYGNVMSTFGDLGASVWKELLGRFAPISYKIGGELIPPGSSYVGVIPMKKRLHDAGAVIGGKMPHQTVTYPGGVTNNPTTSDIQTLSSIMSEVVDFLNKNVISIPFEDWIENTYKASSPKKAVDFFIEHLNELTEMSLQKNDLSRPNGWGDVELYSAFGSELIGEELLGLPISLKHDKMSGYNDLSKIGLLSYGGFYNVGHEGYDPTSPSGDRFQTSGFMTSSLEYHDFDSNKVTENVKHAFYDDYEGDRHPYEGVTEPFTDPDRINYDNFSEEKYTWSKAPRYDGIPCEVGPLSRLLIMKEPLVTGLVQLFRDNNYSPFNSFTRMMARMQELFIITNEMIKWITTDLDPNGRFRVDIDMSMGRDSRGMGLCEAPRGALGHWLITDDESKVANYQIVTPSAWNLSPRDSEGVPGPLEQALVGCRISAVDNWLGVDFSNPTGILHVGRSYDPCITCAVHTIDLTGKNPPGIFRLL from the coding sequence ATGGTTCGTGTAACAGTTGATCCCCTTACAAGGGTTGTAGGTCCTTTAAGATTGGATACTGAGGTTGATGAGAATGGCATCATAAAGGAGGCCAGAAGTTCCAATATGATCTTCAGGGGATTTGAACGTATATATCGCGGTCAGGACCCGAGGGATTCAATTCTTCTATCCCAGAGGATATGCGGGGTATGTCCCGTAGCACACTCAATAGCTGCGGTCAATGCGCTTGATGAGCTATATGGTGTTGCCGGCTCTGTTCCAAAGGATGCACTTGTTGCAAGGAATATAAATCAGGGTCTGAACACGGTCTCAAATCATTTACTCCATTTTTATATCCTGTGGGCTCCGGACCTTGCAAATCCTGCCTATGGTAATGTAATGTCCACTTTTGGTGATCTTGGAGCTTCTGTCTGGAAAGAATTACTTGGAAGATTTGCCCCGATCAGCTATAAGATCGGTGGGGAACTGATCCCTCCCGGCAGTTCATATGTTGGCGTTATCCCGATGAAGAAAAGACTACACGATGCCGGTGCTGTGATCGGTGGAAAGATGCCCCACCAGACCGTAACCTATCCCGGGGGAGTTACAAACAATCCAACAACTTCAGACATTCAAACATTGTCATCGATCATGTCTGAAGTTGTCGATTTCTTAAATAAAAATGTAATCAGCATACCTTTTGAGGACTGGATCGAGAACACTTACAAGGCGTCTTCTCCAAAGAAAGCTGTAGACTTCTTTATTGAACATCTTAATGAACTAACTGAAATGTCACTTCAGAAGAATGACCTTTCACGTCCAAATGGTTGGGGGGATGTAGAGCTATATTCCGCATTCGGCTCAGAACTTATTGGTGAAGAACTGCTGGGACTTCCGATCAGTCTCAAGCACGATAAAATGAGTGGCTACAATGATCTCTCAAAAATAGGCTTACTTTCATATGGCGGATTCTATAACGTGGGTCATGAAGGCTATGATCCGACAAGTCCTTCCGGCGATCGTTTCCAGACTTCCGGTTTTATGACCAGCTCGTTAGAGTATCATGATTTTGATTCAAATAAGGTCACAGAAAACGTCAAACATGCTTTCTATGACGATTATGAAGGCGACAGACATCCATATGAAGGGGTAACCGAACCTTTTACAGATCCCGACCGGATCAATTATGATAACTTTTCGGAGGAAAAATATACATGGTCTAAAGCTCCACGTTATGATGGTATCCCATGCGAGGTTGGCCCTTTATCACGTCTGCTTATTATGAAAGAGCCACTTGTTACGGGTCTTGTACAATTATTCCGGGATAATAACTATTCTCCTTTCAACAGCTTTACCAGAATGATGGCACGCATGCAGGAATTGTTCATTATCACCAATGAGATGATCAAGTGGATAACAACAGACCTTGATCCAAATGGAAGATTCCGTGTTGATATTGATATGTCAATGGGCAGAGATTCCAGAGGAATGGGTCTTTGTGAAGCTCCCCGGGGTGCACTGGGACACTGGCTCATAACAGATGATGAGTCAAAGGTCGCCAATTACCAGATAGTTACCCCAAGTGCCTGGAACCTGAGTCCCAGGGACAGTGAAGGAGTACCGGGTCCTCTTGAGCAGGCACTGGTGGGGTGCAGAATCTCTGCAGTTGATAACTGGCTGGGAGTCGATTTCAGTAACCCGACCGGCATTTTACATGTGGGGAGGTCCTATGATCCCTGTATTACATGCGCTGTCCACACAATAGACCTGACAGGAAAGAATCCTCCTGGCATATTCCGACTGCTGTGA
- a CDS encoding hydrogenase small subunit, producing the protein MSEGNTNSDSSVNDLDFLRMDWHKFLKARGSGGSFKLLENYKNDTQGDPDFPVTHVLWIQGAQCTGCSESLLDASNPGLLKAFEILNIDLERHEAFLAHQGLFVDGEPANTSELNSEILLDEISERGNYILMVEGAIANGPEGSGKYFMSGNRSSKDMFKKAAQNADLIIAVGTCAAYGGINTANSDIVDILDYRGVAFTKKDPSKGMLKVLGIDKPVINIPGCPPHPDWIIFTLSAIISGNVKIPDDLPEVLDEFGRPKVFFPPDHNVHKDCPRKEFFKNKEFDSCAGGEKCLLRMGCQAFLAHADCALRKWNDGHSYCVQSGSPCIACVEPDFPDNARPLYSSKKNKKSIKKEGD; encoded by the coding sequence TTGAGTGAGGGAAATACAAATTCAGATAGTAGTGTAAATGATCTTGATTTCTTAAGGATGGACTGGCATAAGTTCCTTAAGGCAAGAGGGTCGGGCGGGAGTTTCAAGCTTCTGGAGAACTATAAGAACGATACTCAGGGTGACCCTGACTTTCCTGTGACCCATGTCCTGTGGATACAGGGTGCCCAATGTACGGGATGTTCTGAGTCTTTACTGGATGCTTCCAACCCGGGGCTCCTGAAGGCATTTGAGATACTCAACATCGATCTGGAACGGCATGAAGCATTCCTTGCACACCAGGGACTATTTGTTGATGGTGAGCCTGCCAATACATCAGAACTTAATTCTGAGATCCTGCTCGATGAGATCAGTGAAAGGGGAAACTACATCCTGATGGTTGAGGGGGCAATTGCAAACGGGCCTGAAGGTTCAGGGAAATATTTCATGTCCGGGAACCGTAGCAGCAAGGATATGTTCAAAAAGGCAGCCCAGAATGCTGACCTTATAATCGCTGTGGGGACCTGTGCTGCGTATGGGGGCATTAATACAGCAAATAGCGATATAGTTGATATTCTGGATTACAGGGGTGTTGCCTTCACGAAGAAGGACCCATCAAAAGGCATGCTGAAGGTTCTCGGGATAGACAAACCTGTGATCAACATCCCGGGCTGTCCTCCTCATCCTGACTGGATAATCTTTACGTTAAGTGCAATTATATCCGGTAATGTCAAGATACCAGATGACCTGCCTGAGGTACTGGATGAGTTTGGCAGGCCAAAGGTCTTCTTCCCGCCGGATCATAACGTCCATAAGGACTGTCCCCGTAAGGAATTCTTCAAAAACAAGGAATTCGATAGTTGTGCTGGTGGGGAAAAATGCCTGTTGAGAATGGGATGTCAGGCCTTCCTTGCACATGCTGACTGTGCACTTCGCAAATGGAATGATGGGCACAGTTACTGTGTACAGTCGGGTTCCCCATGTATTGCATGTGTGGAACCGGATTTTCCTGATAATGCCAGACCTCTGTATTCAAGCAAGAAAAATAAGAAAAGTATAAAAAAAGAAGGAGACTGA
- a CDS encoding HypC/HybG/HupF family hydrogenase formation chaperone: MCIAIPGKITSILNENTATVDIGGIKRKVNLDLIGGADSSLIGKHALVHVGYAISLISDEESEEILKLLRDVMDLS; the protein is encoded by the coding sequence ATGTGCATAGCCATTCCAGGGAAAATAACTTCGATCCTGAATGAAAATACGGCTACTGTGGATATCGGGGGTATAAAGAGAAAAGTGAACCTTGATCTTATAGGGGGAGCTGATAGTTCACTTATAGGCAAGCATGCGCTTGTTCATGTCGGGTATGCCATCTCATTGATCTCTGATGAAGAAAGTGAAGAAATTCTCAAACTACTAAGAGATGTGATGGACCTCAGTTGA
- the hypD gene encoding hydrogenase formation protein HypD — protein MMENIEQKLISRINENATPLRIMHVCGTHERTISKYAIRDIISEDVQLLSGPGCPVCVTPVEDIDFAIELARSGKVITSFGDMMRVPGTTESLFDARSDGYDIRMVYSIDDAIKIAKDNPTLEIVFFGIGFETTAPSNAAALLRGVPENFSILTSHKLMPPAMEILTRDTNLDGFLAPGHVSTIIGTEPYDPISEKGFPIVVTGFEALDVLLGIAMVQNQLETGRSCVENAYPRCVNVEGNLKARELLYEVFKKTDSKWRGIGMIENSGLALKKEFEQFDAVNVHADIYKRLHEKKASESDNVDGKNGLYEECICAEILTARAQPSQCPLFGRRCSPEAPVGPCMVSLEGTCYNWYKYRHNKGI, from the coding sequence ATGATGGAAAATATTGAACAAAAGCTTATATCACGAATTAATGAAAATGCCACCCCTCTTCGAATAATGCATGTATGTGGCACTCATGAAAGGACCATATCAAAATATGCAATTCGCGATATAATCTCTGAGGACGTCCAGTTATTAAGCGGTCCCGGATGCCCTGTTTGTGTAACCCCTGTAGAGGACATCGACTTTGCAATTGAACTGGCAAGGTCAGGAAAGGTGATCACTTCCTTTGGGGATATGATGAGGGTACCGGGAACTACGGAAAGTCTATTTGATGCAAGGTCCGATGGATATGATATTCGCATGGTCTACAGCATCGATGATGCCATAAAGATCGCAAAAGATAACCCAACCCTTGAGATCGTATTTTTCGGGATCGGATTTGAGACCACTGCACCCTCCAATGCTGCTGCATTATTAAGAGGAGTGCCTGAGAACTTCAGCATTCTCACATCCCATAAACTCATGCCTCCGGCAATGGAGATCCTCACACGAGATACGAATTTGGACGGATTTTTGGCACCAGGACATGTGTCAACGATCATTGGAACTGAACCATATGATCCAATTTCAGAAAAAGGGTTTCCAATCGTAGTAACGGGTTTTGAAGCTCTTGATGTTCTCCTCGGCATAGCCATGGTCCAGAACCAGCTCGAAACCGGCAGGTCTTGTGTGGAAAACGCATACCCACGCTGTGTGAATGTTGAGGGAAACCTCAAGGCCCGGGAATTATTATATGAGGTCTTTAAGAAGACCGATAGCAAATGGCGGGGAATTGGCATGATCGAAAATTCAGGTCTTGCTCTGAAAAAAGAGTTTGAACAATTTGATGCTGTAAATGTTCATGCTGATATTTATAAGCGACTTCATGAGAAAAAAGCTTCAGAGAGCGATAATGTTGATGGTAAAAATGGTCTTTATGAAGAATGTATCTGTGCTGAAATATTGACAGCTCGTGCTCAACCTTCCCAATGTCCTCTCTTTGGTAGAAGATGTTCACCTGAAGCTCCGGTCGGCCCCTGCATGGTAAGCCTGGAAGGAACATGCTATAACTGGTACAAATATAGACATAATAAAGGAATATAA
- a CDS encoding hydrogenase/urease maturation nickel metallochaperone HypA, whose product MHEYSLACEIFETVIAIADQNKASAVNSITLEIGRLTHVNPDQLLFCLDVLSGDSIAEGAKVNVNFVSPYGECECGYREDTGVPDNACCDDQQSLYEYALMTCPVCGKLLQLVGGNELIIQTIDIDI is encoded by the coding sequence ATGCATGAGTATTCACTTGCCTGTGAGATCTTTGAAACTGTGATAGCAATAGCAGATCAGAATAAAGCATCAGCAGTAAATTCCATAACACTGGAAATTGGCAGGCTAACACATGTGAATCCTGACCAGTTATTGTTCTGCCTTGATGTTCTGTCCGGGGACAGTATTGCCGAAGGTGCAAAGGTCAATGTGAATTTCGTTTCACCGTACGGTGAGTGTGAATGCGGATATAGAGAAGATACCGGAGTTCCAGACAATGCTTGTTGTGATGATCAGCAATCCCTTTACGAATATGCATTAATGACCTGCCCCGTATGCGGGAAGTTGCTTCAGCTGGTTGGTGGAAATGAGCTCATAATTCAGACGATAGATATCGACATATGA
- the hypB gene encoding hydrogenase nickel incorporation protein HypB, whose translation MLMHVVNVNKDVMKANNELAHSNKKLLIKNRVFAMNIMGAIGSGKTTLIEEAINALKDRYRIAVIAGDVVAEMDASRFEKLGVRTVAANTGRECHLDAKLVERSMENIDLEDTDILFIENVGNLICPVDYKLGENVRVVVVSVSEGDDTVLKHPMIFRTSDLAIVNKVDISEAVSADPSKMKADIEKLNPSIPVLLTSRNDRISIDRWIEYIESYLE comes from the coding sequence ATGCTGATGCACGTGGTAAATGTCAACAAAGATGTCATGAAAGCCAATAATGAGCTTGCACATAGCAACAAGAAGCTTTTGATCAAAAACAGGGTTTTCGCCATGAATATCATGGGAGCCATAGGTTCCGGGAAAACAACCCTTATTGAAGAGGCGATCAATGCGCTCAAAGACCGTTACAGAATTGCGGTTATTGCAGGTGATGTGGTAGCAGAGATGGATGCATCCCGTTTTGAAAAACTTGGTGTGAGAACTGTAGCTGCAAACACCGGACGTGAATGTCATCTGGATGCAAAACTTGTGGAAAGATCAATGGAAAATATCGATCTTGAAGATACTGATATCTTATTCATCGAAAACGTAGGGAATCTCATCTGCCCTGTGGACTATAAACTTGGTGAGAACGTCCGTGTTGTGGTCGTAAGTGTAAGTGAGGGTGATGATACTGTTTTAAAACATCCGATGATATTCAGGACCTCTGACCTTGCCATCGTGAACAAGGTGGACATCAGTGAAGCTGTATCTGCCGATCCTTCCAAAATGAAAGCTGATATTGAAAAGTTAAATCCATCAATTCCCGTACTCCTAACCTCTAGAAATGACAGGATAAGCATTGATAGATGGATAGAGTACATCGAATCCTATCTTGAATAA